Sequence from the Coriobacteriia bacterium genome:
CGTCCCACTGGGCGGTCCGCTGGTCGCCCCCGTCGATCTCGCCAAGTTGGCGACGAACGACACCCGGGTGGTGTTGACCGCACTCATCGAGTTCGTGTGGGCATTGACCGGGGCAGGCATCGCCATCGGTCTGTATCCCGTCATCAAGAAGTTCAACCCGGCCCTGGCCCTCGGATCTGTCGCCGGCAGGTTGGTCGAGGCCGTGTTCGTCGTGGTCGGGGCTCTCGGGCTGCTTGCGCTGCTGACCGTGGGCCAAGAGGCTGTGGCAGTAGGCTCCGCCAGCGTGGCCACGGTGGCGACGACGTCGAACCTGGTGCTCGCGGCACGCGAGTGGGTGCATGGGTTCGTCGCGCTGATCCCGTTCGGCGTTGGAGCGTTCATGTACTACGTCGTGCTCTACAGGTCGCGGCTCGTTCCCCGCTGGCTGTCGGGTTGGGGGCTCGTCGCGATCGCGTTGTTCATGGTTTCGACCGTCATCGCAGGCTTCACGCAGGAGTTCGGCTTCACGACGGTAAACACGGTGCTCAACATCCCGATCGGTCTCCAGGAAATGGCGCTGGCTATCTGGCTCATCGCCAAGGGGTTCGATCAGAGGGCGCTGGCCTCTGGTGCCGAGAGCGAGGCGTAGTCACATGGACGCATCCACTCGACGCAGCATGCGAGTGCAGAAGGCAGGCGGCATCGCGGCAGTCTACATCGCGATAGCGTATCTCGCGGCAATCCCCTACTTCGTCTTCCTGGTGAACTACCCCCGTGTGGTCGACCCGACCCAGAAGGTCATCTTGCTGAAGGACAACTACGCGAGTATGTACTGGATGCATGTCGTCTCGTTCGAGTTCGTCGCACTCGCTCTGATCGTGGTCACTTTTGCGATCCACCAGCGCCTGAAAGAGCTCGCGCCGTCGACAGCGCAGTTCGCGACTGTCGCGGGGCTCATCCGGGCGGGCCTTCTGCTCGCCAGCGTCATGGTGTTCAACTACGGAATGGGAGTGGTGGTCCGGCTCTACGCCACCGCGCCCGCACAGGCCGTGTCGGCGTGGCAGGTGATCGAGCCCCTGGCTTCAGCCCTGGGCGGATCCGGCGGCGATCTCCTCGGCGGGCTGTGGTTTCTGCTCCTGAGCGCAGCGGCTCTTCGAACGAAGGTACTCCCGAGTGCACTGAGCTGGCTGGGTGTGGTGATCGGCGGCGCCGGCATTCTCACCTTGGTGCCGGGACTGAGTGGACTGGAAGCCGTGTTCGGGCTGCTGCAGATCGTGTGGTTCTTATGGCTCGGGATCGTCATGGTGCGGAGCAGGCCGGACTCTGGAAGGGCAGCGGAATGGACCCGATAGCCAGAAAGAACCTGAGGACCTACTTCATCCTGGCATACGTGATCTTCTGGCTCCTGCTGGTCTTCACCGGCCTCTCGATCGTGCTGAAGGTCCCCCCAGTCGTCCAGACGGCCATGGAAACCGTCTGCGCTTGGGCGCCGACCTTTGCACTCCTCATCATGTACAAGAGGGTCTTCCCCGGTGTGCCTCTGCTGACCTGGCTCAAGAAGCAGTTCCCCAGGGTCTGCGCACTCGACTTCGTCGTCCCGGCGGTTCTGCAGGTGCTTGCGGTCGCGTGTGCCGTCGGCGCGTACCTCGTCATCAATGGGAAGTCACTCGGCTCGCTGCAGTTCGTCTCGGCGATCGATGTCCTGCCGCTTCTGGTGGTCAAGCTGACGTCGGGGCCGATGGGCGAAGAGCTTGGGTGGCGAGCATACGCATTGAACGAGCGCCAGAAGACGTTCAGCCCGCTTGTCTCATCGTTGTTCATCGGAGTCATCTGGGGCTTCTGGCATCTGCCGCTCTGGCTGCTCTCCGGGTACTCCGGTGGGACCCTGGCCCTTTACGTGGCTTCCTTCCTTGTCGCGATCATCAGTACTTCGGTGTTGATCACGTTCTTCTACAACCGAAGCGGCAACATACTTGTTGCCGTGTGGGTGCACTTTCTCTTCAACTTCCTGTTGAGCGCGGTTAAGATCGATACCGTGCCGCTTCTGGCGTACACCTCGATCACCTACCTCGTCGCCGCGCTCCTTGTCGTCGCGTTCGGCCGGAGGACCATGATGCGCACGCCGACACTGAGTGCCGATCCATTCTGATGATCCCGCGACTCACACGCCGTGACCTATCTGTCCGAACGTTCGCACGAAAGGCCGGGCGCGTGATGTCGATCGCCATCTCCGTCTTGCTGGCTTCGGTGCTCGTTCTTGTGGGCGTCTTGCTGCTCCTGAGTCCCGGACGGCCGACGCCGTTTCTCGATGACAACGGGAAGCCGCTTCCGGGCAGCATTTCGGAGAAGACCCGCGTCACCATCAACGGTGTCGAGCAGGGCATGTTCATCAAGGCCAAGGACGCGAGCAAGCCCGTGCTGCTCTACCTCCATGGCGGCATGCCCGACTACTTCCTGACCGAGCGCTACCCCACGGGTCTCGACGAGGACTTCGTCGTGGTCTGGTGGGAGCAGCGCGGCTCGGGCCTGTCCTACAGCCCCGACATGGCACCGGAGTCTCTGACCGCGGAGCAGATCGTGGCCGACACGCTGGCGATGACCGACTACCTCCGCGAGCGCTTCGGCCAGGACAAGATCTACCTCATGGGGCACTCGGGAGGGACCTTCATCGGCATCCAGGCGGCCGCGCGCGCACCGGAGAAGTACCGCGCCTACATCGGCGTTGCCCAGATGTCCTACCAACTCCGCTCCGAGCAGCTGGCGTACGACTACATGCTCGAGCGGTTCAAGTCAAACGGGAACGCGGACATGGCACGGAAGCTGGAAGCGGCGCCAGTCGGCGACTCGGTTCCGCTTTCGAACGAGTACAGCTCGGTCCGCGATGTCGCGATGCACGAACTGGGCATCGGCACGATTCACGACATGCGCTCGATCGTCACCGGTCTGCTTCTGGAGTCCTTCCGAAGCCCCGAGTACACGCTCGGCGAGAAGGTCGGCATGTGGCGTGGCAAGATCTTCTCCGGCAGCCGGTTGTGGAACACGGAGCTGGCCACGGACCTGACGAAGAAGGTCACACGGCTGGAGATCCCCGTCTACTTCCTGCACGGCGCGTACGACTACACCGTCTCGTACCCGCTGGCAAAGGCCTACTACGAACAGCTGGACGCGCCGCTGAAGGGCTTCTACACGTTCGAGCAGTCGGCGCACAGCCCGCTGTTCGAGGAGCCGACGAAGACGTGCGAGATACTGCGGACGGATGTACTGGCAGGCGTAAACGGGCTCGCGGACCCGGAGTAACGGCGCTACTCGTTCGGCTTGACGACGTTCTTCACGGCATCCGTTGCCTTGTCGACCGTCTTCTTGGTCGCCGCACTGGCGCGGTCTACTTTGCCTTCTCGCTCCAGGCTCTTGTCTCCCGTCGCGTCGCCGACGGCTTCCTTCAGTCGGCCAATGGTCTCTTCCGCCTTGTGCTCACCCATCATCCTCGCCCCTTTCGGCAAGTCGCGGTGTCCGTTTAGTAGCCTCTACCCCGATTTCGCAGCACTGAAGACGATCGCAGCGGCGTGGCAATCACCAGACGGCCGACTCAGCATGTTCGAGCTGCGGTCTCCACTCCCTGGAGGGTCCTGTGCCAAACGAAACGGGGCCCCATTCGGGACCCCGCTGAGTACGCTGGTCGGGCTTGTTAGGCCGGTTTGTAGCCGTGGGAAGCGAACTCCGCTACTCCCCCCGTAGCAGCCCATCAATACACGCACTATTTCTTCTTGTCGGCAGCCTTCTTCTTGTCGGCAGCCTTCTTTCTGGCGTTGGCCTTCATACTGTCGGCAACCTTCTTTGCGTCGGCCCTCTTACTGGCGGCAGCCTTCTTCGCTTCGGCCTTCTTGCTGTCGGCAACCTTCTTCGCTTCGGCGATCTTACTGTCGGCAGCCTTCTTCGCTTCGGCCACTTCTGTCGCCTCCGATACCTGGGACTGGAAGGACTTGAGCCTTGGACGCTCCGCGTTGGCACATTCCAGCGCGAACAGTCGCATCGTTGTTTCTACCCGAATACGGCACCGGGCGCGGAGCGCGAATGTTGACTCCGCCGCGGGGACGCGACATCGACAAGGGGTCGCTTCTGGTGTCCCCTTGTGGTCGGGCTTACCGGCCGCGTTTGTTCTCTGCGATGTGCCGGGGCATGGCCATGCCCCCCACCGCGGACCAGCAGTCAGACGGCTAGCTGTCTGCCCGCTCCTTCACTGCAGTGGCCTTGTCGGCCACCTTGTCGCTCAGACTCCCGGCCTTCTCGCTCACCCCGTCGCGCGCGTCGTCGAATTTGTCGCCGAGGTCGTCCTTCACGGCCTCGACTGCCTCCTTGGTTTTCGCGACTGCCTGATCACGCTTACCCTCTGCTTCGAGCTGTTCGTTGCCGGTCTTGTCTCCGACCCATTCCTTCACCTTGCCTACGGCTTCTTCAGCCGCATCCTTGATCTTGTCGTCGAATCCCATCGTGACCTCTCTCCGTCGAGCGAACGCATAGTCGGTATGTTCCCAGTCGTGCGCTCGAGTCCATGTCGCGAGCATTCCCGCAGGTAAACGAAGCCACGCACCCCGAAGGTCGCATTCAGGAAGTGCTGCGCCGCCTCGGCGTGGGGCCGGTTGCCAGCGGGTCGCCGGGGGTAGACTCGAGTAGCCGGCCGGAACGAAGCCGCCTGACATGACGAGAGGGCGCCATGAAGCCCGTGGCCGACCATGATCCATACACTAGCAACCGTGTGTGCGATGACCCGAGCCAAGATCTACTTCAGCTCGGTAACGACGACGGACTCGAACCTCTCATCAATGAGTATCCGAGCGGGGAGCTCTGCAGGTACGTACGTGACGCCGCGCCAGGCTCCGCGGTTGGGAGTTGATTCGCGATGGACCTTCAGACCATAGGACGAATCATCCAGATCGCTGGCATCTCGATGCTGGTACTTGGCGCGCTTCTGTGGTTGGGCGGGCGCATGGGACTCGGGACGCTGCCCGGTGACATTCGCCTCAACGGTGCCGGCTGGGGCTGCTACGTGTCGATCGCGACATCGATCCTACTCTCGCTCCTACTCACGGTCGTGCTCAACCTACTCCTGCGCTTCTTCAACAAGTAACGAAACTGCGGCAGGGGGGAACTCGCGCTAGCGAGAATCGACAGGCGGTGCGAAGACGACGAGCGTGAAAGAGAAGGTCGACCGGGAGCTGCGCCGACCAGAGCTTGATCGCCGCCTGGTCACCGCGCTCGTCGTCGGCGTGCTCGATCGCACGCTGTTGCGCGTCGGCAACACAGAGTATCGCAACGATAACCAGTCCTACGGGCTGACGACTCTAGAGGACGATCACGTTGAACTTTCGGGACTCCGTCGAATGCGCTGGTCGGACTTAGCAGCCGCATCTGTAACCGCTGCACGTGTCAAGTGAAGTGAGAATCATGCCTTCGCGGCGGTGGTGCCACCCCTTCCAGTCTCAGCCGATCTCCAGCACGCCACGACGGCCGCCCTCATAGAAAGCGATCGTCACACTGTGCTTCCCGTCCTTCAAGGTCAGCATCCGCGCATCGCGGTCGGTGGCGAACTCGAGCTTGTCGCTGCGCTCCTGGTAGTAGGCGCAGACGTCCTCGAGGGACAGATCGGGCTCCTTCTCGCCGTCGAGGTCGGCGATGTCGAACTGCCGCCAGTACGCCGTATCCGTGCTGCGGTAGAGGTACTCGTAGTACTGCCCCGGCTACCTATGGTTGAGCCGGCCACCCCAGAAGCCTTCCACGAAAGCCCCCGCCATCAGCAGCGTCACGCCGGCGAAGTAGAGCGCGTGGGGCAGCACGTGGGCCGCGTCCAGTACGTCGAACGGGTAGAGGGCATGATAGACCACCAATGCGAGGCTCAGAGGAATCATCGCGACGGCCGTCCAGATCTTGATTCTGAACAGCTTGATCTTTGACGCTCCATAGCGGTACTTCCAGGTGAACCATCCGCTCAGGGTGACGGGGATGAGGACGATTGCCGAGACCAGGAGCGTGATGAACGCCGCATAATCCAGGCAGGGGTTCTTGGTGATCAGGTGCAGCGCCATGAATAAGAAAGCACCGGCAAGAGCGCTCACCGGGAAGTGAACCAGCACTACGTGCCAGTGGATCTTGTACTTGCGGCGCTGCTGCGACTCGGATGTCCGCCCCGCGATGTCAGCCTCCATACATGCCCCCACAGCCGATTCGGCTACTGTTCCTCTCTTCCCGTATCGGTCGACGGCCTACCTACGAAGATGGCCCGCCATGGCGAGCCTACCTGCCACCTGCGCACTCGCGGGACCGCGTCCGGCCGCTCCAGGGCCATAGGCGAAAGGGGCCTCGGTTCAGGTTTGCCTGCGTTCCGGCAGGTGAGCGAAACGAGGCACCCCGAAGGGTGCCTCGAAATGCGTTGGCCGGACTTCGTGGACGCGTTTGTAACTGCTGCATGTGTCAAGTGAAGCGTGACCTTGGGATTAGGAGTCCGTGGAGGTCAGCAGCTCGGCTCCCAGCCCTTGATGCTGCGGGAGCCGGAGACACTCTGGTAATTGTGGCGACCAGCAGTACTGCAAGTCCCGCTGGAGATATCGACCTTGAGTCGATCGAGCACCTGGAGAATCGCCCATCTCGAACCGTTCAGAAGTGGGTACGTACTCACGATATGAAGGGAGTAGCCATGCACCGACGCACAATGATGGTCATCATCACAATCTGTCTGACAGCGCTGCTGACGGCGACGATCGTTGGTTGTTTGAGCGTAGACAACTCGGACGGCAGCTCAGATGACGGGGGCGACATGATGGATAACGGCGGGTCAGGCGACGACATGATGGACAACGACGGTTCGGGTGGCGATCAAGGCAACGGCACGATGAACCCCTAGGAGATCGAGCAACACTCCAAGCGCGCCCTAGGTAGTGTGTCTGAACGCTCTTCGGCTCGCTGTTGGGTTGCCGAGTCTCACAAACGCAGAAGCCGACTCACGAGGGCGCCGGCTTCTGAAGTGGTATTGAGAATCCTTCGGTCACTTCTGGCTGGAACGAGGAACGGGACCCCTTTCGGAGTCCCGTTCCTTCGTCAGTTGCAGTCAGAATGACTGCCCTGTCAAGAGTTGGTCGGGCTGACAGGATTTGAACCTGCGACCCCTTGACCCCCAGTCAAGTGCGCTACCAAGCTGCGCTACAGCCCGATGATAATGATGACCTGCGGAAACCCCCTAATGGGACCACAGGTCGACGGCCGACCAAAGCCGCATGGGGAAGTATAGGGGGCGAACACTCCCCTGTCTATGCCACGGAAACCTGCCTGTCGTACCACTGCTCGACCCTGAGCCCACCTGCATCGTGATGCCCCGACAAGACATGTGAGTACGTATCAAGAGTCATCGAGGGCTTCTCGTGTCCCATCTGAGCCGCCACCCACACGGGGTTCTCCCCTGCCTCCAGGTTCCACGTCGCGAAGGTGTGACGCATGTCGTGCGGATGCACGCCCACCAGTCCAGCCGCCGCACACGCCCGCTTCCAGACCTTGTAGAACTGCGACCTACTGGACTGGGGCAGTCGCTTCGGAGTTGGAAACACCAACCCCAACGGAGTCGCTGGACACTCCACCTTCCAGCGCCCTAGCTCGGCGACTACCCTGGTCGACAACCTCACTGCGCGGAAGGCCTTCTGCGTCTTCAGGTTCACGTCCAGGGTACTGTCCTCACGAAGCTGCCGACGCACGTGCAGGTATCCGGACTCCAGGTCGACATCCTCCCAGAGCAGGCCCTGCATCTCGCTTCGTCGCAGGCCAATGAACGGCCATACGCTGAACATCACGCGATAGCCGTCATCAGCGGCACCAACTAGGCGCTGGTGCTCCTCGCGGGTCAGCACTCGAACGTATCCCACTCGCCGTTTGTCAGCAGGGAGATTCCGCAGCTTGCGCACCGGGTTTGCGTCGCAGTATCCCGATTCGACGGCGTGTTCCAGCACAGTGCCAAGCGCCTTGACGTAGCCGTTCACCGTCTTGTCGGCCTTTCCGGAGCGCTTCAGCCACGCAACGTACTGTTGCACACTCTCGCGTGTCATTCTCCGCACGCTCTGCCCCTCGCCAAAGAAGCGGAGTGCTGGCTTGAGCGCGTGGGCGTACCAGTCTCGGCTTGTCGAACGCAGCTGAGCACTCTCCCGAAGGACCGTCGTGCACAGTTCTCTCAGGGTTGTGTCCTTCGGCTTGACGATGAACCCCTGCGTCCTGAGTGCAATCTCCGCCTGACGCCCTGCGTTCTTGGCGGCCGCCAGGGACGGATACGTGCCGACGTGAACCTTTCGACACAGTGTTGAATCCCATATCTGAACGCGATACTTGCCACTTGCCCGCTTTTCGATTGTCAATGCACTACCCCTTTCGAGTTCGTCGTCCAGACGGGAAAGGGGCCAGGCTGCCCTGGCCCCTCCATCGTATCACCACATGCGGTTTGCGCTTCGTCGCCACGTGCGCTTTGCGCTTCGCCACCACGTGCGCTTGGCGCTTCGTCTTCCAACCTGGCCTCATGCCACGTGTTGTTGAGCCTGCTCGTCGAGCAGCCTTGTGTGCGCCTCTCGATGACATGAACGGCAAAGGTACCTAACCTGCAGTGGCTTGAAGTAGTCGTCGTGATGAGCCTCGATAACCCCATCCTTGGGTCGAAGCCCACAGCCCCTGCAAGCCTTGGGCCTCTCGTACGGTACAAGCAGGGCGTTCGCCGCCTGCCTCGCAGCCACCTTATCGCCGGTGTCCTCAGCCCTCAGGCACGCCGCCATACCGATTCGAAGGCGCATGTCCTCCTTCC
This genomic interval carries:
- a CDS encoding DUF4386 domain-containing protein; the encoded protein is MRTYRGNAIAVGVLFILCSATSILSIVPLGGPLVAPVDLAKLATNDTRVVLTALIEFVWALTGAGIAIGLYPVIKKFNPALALGSVAGRLVEAVFVVVGALGLLALLTVGQEAVAVGSASVATVATTSNLVLAAREWVHGFVALIPFGVGAFMYYVVLYRSRLVPRWLSGWGLVAIALFMVSTVIAGFTQEFGFTTVNTVLNIPIGLQEMALAIWLIAKGFDQRALASGAESEA
- a CDS encoding DUF4386 family protein → MDASTRRSMRVQKAGGIAAVYIAIAYLAAIPYFVFLVNYPRVVDPTQKVILLKDNYASMYWMHVVSFEFVALALIVVTFAIHQRLKELAPSTAQFATVAGLIRAGLLLASVMVFNYGMGVVVRLYATAPAQAVSAWQVIEPLASALGGSGGDLLGGLWFLLLSAAALRTKVLPSALSWLGVVIGGAGILTLVPGLSGLEAVFGLLQIVWFLWLGIVMVRSRPDSGRAAEWTR
- a CDS encoding CPBP family intramembrane metalloprotease; its protein translation is MDPIARKNLRTYFILAYVIFWLLLVFTGLSIVLKVPPVVQTAMETVCAWAPTFALLIMYKRVFPGVPLLTWLKKQFPRVCALDFVVPAVLQVLAVACAVGAYLVINGKSLGSLQFVSAIDVLPLLVVKLTSGPMGEELGWRAYALNERQKTFSPLVSSLFIGVIWGFWHLPLWLLSGYSGGTLALYVASFLVAIISTSVLITFFYNRSGNILVAVWVHFLFNFLLSAVKIDTVPLLAYTSITYLVAALLVVAFGRRTMMRTPTLSADPF
- a CDS encoding alpha/beta hydrolase, with the protein product MSIAISVLLASVLVLVGVLLLLSPGRPTPFLDDNGKPLPGSISEKTRVTINGVEQGMFIKAKDASKPVLLYLHGGMPDYFLTERYPTGLDEDFVVVWWEQRGSGLSYSPDMAPESLTAEQIVADTLAMTDYLRERFGQDKIYLMGHSGGTFIGIQAAARAPEKYRAYIGVAQMSYQLRSEQLAYDYMLERFKSNGNADMARKLEAAPVGDSVPLSNEYSSVRDVAMHELGIGTIHDMRSIVTGLLLESFRSPEYTLGEKVGMWRGKIFSGSRLWNTELATDLTKKVTRLEIPVYFLHGAYDYTVSYPLAKAYYEQLDAPLKGFYTFEQSAHSPLFEEPTKTCEILRTDVLAGVNGLADPE
- a CDS encoding CsbD family protein — protein: MGEHKAEETIGRLKEAVGDATGDKSLEREGKVDRASAATKKTVDKATDAVKNVVKPNE
- a CDS encoding DUF2905 family protein, which encodes MDLQTIGRIIQIAGISMLVLGALLWLGGRMGLGTLPGDIRLNGAGWGCYVSIATSILLSLLLTVVLNLLLRFFNK
- a CDS encoding site-specific integrase produces the protein MTIEKRASGKYRVQIWDSTLCRKVHVGTYPSLAAAKNAGRQAEIALRTQGFIVKPKDTTLRELCTTVLRESAQLRSTSRDWYAHALKPALRFFGEGQSVRRMTRESVQQYVAWLKRSGKADKTVNGYVKALGTVLEHAVESGYCDANPVRKLRNLPADKRRVGYVRVLTREEHQRLVGAADDGYRVMFSVWPFIGLRRSEMQGLLWEDVDLESGYLHVRRQLREDSTLDVNLKTQKAFRAVRLSTRVVAELGRWKVECPATPLGLVFPTPKRLPQSSRSQFYKVWKRACAAAGLVGVHPHDMRHTFATWNLEAGENPVWVAAQMGHEKPSMTLDTYSHVLSGHHDAGGLRVEQWYDRQVSVA